Below is a genomic region from Pseudomonadota bacterium.
GCCATTCCGGCCGTGCTGGCCTATAACAAGTTCTCCAGCGACATCAGCAAGTATGCCGACCGCCTGGATGCCTTCATGAACGAGTTCACGGCCATCCTGACCCGCCACGTCGAGGAGAAGGGCTGACCATGGGAGCCGGGCTGTCAGGACCTGCGCGCGGCGGGCACGGCCGCCACAGGGGTTACCGTCCCAACAGCGAGATCAACGTTACACCCCTGGTGGACGTGATGCTGGTGCTGCTGATCGTGTTCATGGTCACCGCTCCCCTGCTGACCGTGGGGGTTCCCGTGGACCTTCCCAGGACAGAGGCCCCGGCCCTCAATGCCGACAAGGAGCCGCTGTACGTGACTGTACAGCAGGATGGGCGCATCTTCGTCCAGGAAACCGAGGTCCGGCTGGACAGTATCGCGTCAAAGCTGAAAGCTGTGACCGAGAGCAATCCGGAAGCCCGCATTCTTGTACGCGGCGACAAGGGAATCAGCTATGGCCGCATGCTTGAAGTCATGGGCAGCATCAGCGCCGCCGGGTACAAGAAGGTCGGTCTGGTGGCCCAGCTGCCTGATGGCGGTCGCAGATAATGGTCCGGCGGTCCCTGGTCATATCCCTTGCGGTGCACGGGGCGGTCCTGGGACTGCTGATGGTCAGCCTGCCGCTGTTTCCCCGGAATGATCCGGAAGCGCCAGCACCCATCCCCGTGGAGATTTTCGACATTGCCGAGGTGACCAATACCCGCGTGGCGGAAAAGCCTGTCCCGCGTCCGGCGCCGGTTCCTGAACCGCCGAAACCGCCGGCCGAGCCGAAAAAACCTGACCCTGAGCCGCCAAAAGCCCCTCCCCCACCCAAACAGGAACCACCAAAGCCGGAGCCAAAAAAACCGGAGCCTCCGCCAAAGCCTGTGCCGGCCCCTCCGTCAGAGGAAGGCACGCAGAAGCCACCGGAGAAAAAACCTGCTGCTGAAAAAAAGCCGGACAAGCCTGTCCCCGAAAAGAAAAACGAGGATGGCCTTGCCAGCATCATGAAAGGCCTGCGCGACCTGAAGCCAACGCCACGTCCCATGTCTGAGGCGGACAGGAGCCCGGAAACAGCCGCCACACCCGGCGCCTCCACATCCCGGACCCCGGCCCTGGCGTCCGACAGGCTGAGCACGTCCGAAATGGACGCGCTCAAGCGCCAGCTTGTGGGCTGCTGGAACTTTCCGGCCGGGGCAAAGGACGCACAGAACCTTGTTGTGGACGTGATCGTCGAGGTCAACCCGGACAGGACCGTAAAGTCCGCGGAAATTTCCGACACCGGACGGTCCCGGTCCGACAACTTTTACCGGACAGCGGCAGAATCGGCCCGCAGGGCGGTTCTCCAGTGTCAGCCTTTACTCCTGCCACCCGGAAAATATGATACGTGGCAGAAAATGACGATCCAGTTTGACCCGAAGGAGCTTTTGTAATGACCAGAAAAACTGTCCGCCTTGCCGCTGTCCTGCTGGCCCTGCTGCTGCCCGGCCTTCCCGCCCCGGCACTGGCCGAGCTGAAGATCGTCATCGACGAAGCCAACCCGAAACCCATG
It encodes:
- a CDS encoding energy transducer TonB, encoding MVRRSLVISLAVHGAVLGLLMVSLPLFPRNDPEAPAPIPVEIFDIAEVTNTRVAEKPVPRPAPVPEPPKPPAEPKKPDPEPPKAPPPPKQEPPKPEPKKPEPPPKPVPAPPSEEGTQKPPEKKPAAEKKPDKPVPEKKNEDGLASIMKGLRDLKPTPRPMSEADRSPETAATPGASTSRTPALASDRLSTSEMDALKRQLVGCWNFPAGAKDAQNLVVDVIVEVNPDRTVKSAEISDTGRSRSDNFYRTAAESARRAVLQCQPLLLPPGKYDTWQKMTIQFDPKELL
- the tolR gene encoding protein TolR, with the translated sequence MGAGLSGPARGGHGRHRGYRPNSEINVTPLVDVMLVLLIVFMVTAPLLTVGVPVDLPRTEAPALNADKEPLYVTVQQDGRIFVQETEVRLDSIASKLKAVTESNPEARILVRGDKGISYGRMLEVMGSISAAGYKKVGLVAQLPDGGRR